The following DNA comes from Bacteroidales bacterium.
TTTAAGTGCTGCTGCTTGTTCTGCTGCTTTTGCACAGTCTGGTGCAAATTGTACTGCTACTCCAAGTTTCTCTGCTACTACGTCTTTGATTTGTCCAAGTGAGAATTTAGGATTTACTTTTCCTTTTGGTTTTCCCATGTGTGACATGATGATTAATGCACCACCGTCAGCAAGAATTTTTTTAAGTGTAGGAAGTGCTCCGCGAATACGAGTATCGTCAGTAACTTTTCCATTCTCATCTAGAGGTACATTAAAGTCAACGCGAACGATTGCTTTTTTACCTGCAAAATTGTAATTGTCGATTGTTTGCATAGTTTTTTTTATTTTAATTGGTTATGTTTCTTGTATATGAGTGCGAAGTTAATAAATTTTCGTTAGTTTATATATATTTTTTTTGCTTTTTATATTATACTATCCCTCTCTCTTTTAGTATTGCCTCCATCTCTTTTTGCACAGACTCTGCTGCTTGTGCTGCAGCCTCTGCAAAGTCTTCTCCTTTTGACACATATATAACTCCACGTGAAGAGTTAACTAATAGTCCGCAATCTTCAATCATTCCATATTTACATACATCCTGAAGACTTCCTCCTTGAGCTCCTACTCCTGGTACTAATAGGAATGATTTAGGTGCAACTTTACGAACATCAGTAAAGCGTTCTCCTTGTGTTGCTCCAACTACAAACATCATCTCATCTGGTGTTGCCCATGTTTGTGCTGTACGCATTACTTTTTCGAATAGTTGCTCTCCCTCTGTATCTGTTGTTAATTGGAAATCGTGTGAGCCTTTGTTTGAAGTTAATGCTAATAGAATTACCCATTTGCCTTCGTAGCCAAGAAATGGTTTTACGCTGTCCTCTCCCATATAGGGGGCTACAGTTACAGAATCAATATTTAAGTGTTCAAAGAATGAACGAGCATACATCTCTGATGTGTTTCCTATATCACCACGTTTTGCATCAGCAATTATAAACATATCGGGATAGTTCTCTTGGATATATTTCACTGTTTTCTCAAATGCTATCCATCCCTCTACTCCTAAACTTTCGTAGAATGCTAAGTTTGGTTTATACGCTACACAATATTGTGCTGTTGCATCAATTATCGCTTTATTGAAAGCAAAGATTGGCTCTTCCTCTGACAACAAGTGTTGAGGTATTTTTTTAATGTCTGTGTCGAGACCTACGCACAAAAATGAGCGTTTACGTTTGATGTTCTCAAAAAGTTCTTTACGTGTCATGTCTATTTAGTTGTTAGTTGTCAACTCCGTTGCCCATTTGGGTAGTTGTTAGTTGTTAGAAATTTAAATGCTAAAAACAAAAAACTAACAACTAAAAACTTAAATTATAGTTCACTCTCTTTTAATCTCTCAGCATTCTCGGCAATCATAAGGTTATCAATACAATCTTGTATATCGCCATCCATAAATGCTGATAGGTTGTATATGGTATAGTTTATGCGGTGGTCAATTATACGTCCTTGAGGATAGTTGTAGGTACGTATTTTTGCTGAACGGTCGCCTGTCGATACCATTGTTTTGCGTTTGCTCGAAATGTCATCGATATATTTTTGATGCTCTTTATCATATATAAATGTACGAAGTCGTGCCAATGCTCTCTCTTTATTTTTTGGTTGGTCGCGTGTTTCGGTACACTCAATCAATATCTCTTCTGTCTCGCCTGTATTAGGATTCTTCCACATATAACGCAAACGAACTCCAGACTCAACTTTATTTACGTTCTGTCCTCCTGCTCCTCCTGAACGGAAAGTATCCCATTTTATCTCACCTTCGTTTATCTCAACATCAAATTGTTCAGCCTCTGGTAATACGGCTACTGATGCAGCAGAGGTGTGTACGCGTCCTTGTGTCTCGGTTACCGGTACTCGTTGCACTCGGTGTACTCCTGATTCGTATTTAAGAGTTCCGTAAACTTTCTCTCCGGATACAGAACAGATAATCTCTTTAAATCCTCCACTTGAGCCTTCGCTTACGCTTGATACTTCAAGACGCCAACCTTTTGTTTCGCAATATTTTGAATACATACGGAAAAGATCTCCTGCAAATATTGCTGCCTCATCTCCTCCTGTTCCGCCACGAATTTCTAGTATTGCATTTTTATCATCTTGTGGATCTCCCGGAACTAAAAGAAGTTTTATCTTCTCCTCAATTTGTGGTAATGCCTCACTATTTATATCTAACTCCTCTTTTGCCATTTCACGCATTTCGGCATCATCCTCACTCTCCAATATCTCCTTTGCCTCAGCAATAGAGTTTAAGCATCCTTCATACTCTTTTTTTGCCTCTACTATTTTTTCAAGGTCTTTATACTCTTTGGTGAGTTTTACATATCGTCTTTGGTCGGCAATTGTTTCAGGGTCGGTTATAAGCGTTGCCACCTCCTCAAAGCGAAATTGCAGAGTCTCTAATTTATCAAGTAAAGTGTTGTTACTCATATTCTTTCTTATATATCTTCTATACTAAATAGTGCAAACCGAGAGCGGAACTAAACTTGTTTAAGTTATGCCGAGGTGTAGCCTATTTTCGCGGTAGTTTATCTACCGCAAAGATAATTAAAAAAAAGTGAGCAACCAAGTTT
Coding sequences within:
- the pyrF gene encoding orotidine-5'-phosphate decarboxylase; this translates as MTRKELFENIKRKRSFLCVGLDTDIKKIPQHLLSEEEPIFAFNKAIIDATAQYCVAYKPNLAFYESLGVEGWIAFEKTVKYIQENYPDMFIIADAKRGDIGNTSEMYARSFFEHLNIDSVTVAPYMGEDSVKPFLGYEGKWVILLALTSNKGSHDFQLTTDTEGEQLFEKVMRTAQTWATPDEMMFVVGATQGERFTDVRKVAPKSFLLVPGVGAQGGSLQDVCKYGMIEDCGLLVNSSRGVIYVSKGEDFAEAAAQAAESVQKEMEAILKERGIV
- the prfA gene encoding peptide chain release factor 1, coding for MSNNTLLDKLETLQFRFEEVATLITDPETIADQRRYVKLTKEYKDLEKIVEAKKEYEGCLNSIAEAKEILESEDDAEMREMAKEELDINSEALPQIEEKIKLLLVPGDPQDDKNAILEIRGGTGGDEAAIFAGDLFRMYSKYCETKGWRLEVSSVSEGSSGGFKEIICSVSGEKVYGTLKYESGVHRVQRVPVTETQGRVHTSAASVAVLPEAEQFDVEINEGEIKWDTFRSGGAGGQNVNKVESGVRLRYMWKNPNTGETEEILIECTETRDQPKNKERALARLRTFIYDKEHQKYIDDISSKRKTMVSTGDRSAKIRTYNYPQGRIIDHRINYTIYNLSAFMDGDIQDCIDNLMIAENAERLKESEL